One window from the genome of Hydra vulgaris chromosome 02, alternate assembly HydraT2T_AEP encodes:
- the LOC136076660 gene encoding uncharacterized protein LOC136076660 isoform X2 → MDHKRSLKRQHVSPTKRLFSTIVIKEDGADTKTVVPSHWVDPCKSIVFYPPRGRKTVGIYLSEWAEPEAGWQEFKLIEYILEAGSYETCQAMLMFQTEDEDDDVPISKKFETIVKERVASPKLKLGGMKTKFQYLDEEDDVSSSNKFEVKEREKVDSFLDPVASTSSKIIDDDDDDDDNDNRDSCKCVEKLRKIGDGGVSFKEMSNKQFQYALFMDMQKNFRQLQDTQAQILDRLKNIEQSGDVDFSLNVDDIEKEPINSIERFDIIENILKTSSNARKRKVTQIKAVGGATPRKTIN, encoded by the exons ATGGATCACAAACGATCATTGAAACGACAACATGTTTCTCCTACAAAAAG ATTGTTCAGCACAATTGTTATTAAAGAAGATGGGGCAGATACAAAAACTGTTGTGCCTTCTCATTGGGTTGACCCATGTAAAAGTATTGTGTTTTATCCACCACGAGGACGGAAAACTGTTGGCATTTATCTATCTGAATGGGCAGAACCTGAGGCTGGCTGGCAAGAGTTTAAACTGATAGAATATATTCTTGAAGCTGGCAGCTATGAAACTTGCCAGGCGATGTTAATGTTTCAAACAGAAGATGAGGATGATGATGTACCTA tttcgaaaaaatttgaaactatcGTTAAAGAAAGAGTGGCTAGTCCAAAACTTAAGCTTGGTggaatgaaaacaaaatttcaatatttagaTGAGGAGGATGATGTTTCTA gTTCAAACAAATTTGAAGTTAAAGAAAGAGAGAAAGTAGATAGTTTTTTGGATCCTGTGGCTTCTACTTCCAGTAAAAtaattgatgatgatgatgatgatgatgataatgataatagaGATAGTTGTAAATGTGTTGAAAAGTTAAGGAAAATTGGTGATGGTGGAGTTTCGTTTAAAGAGATGTCAAATAAAC aatttcAATATGCTTTGTTCATGGATATGCAGAAAAATTTTCGCCAGCTCCAAGATACGCAAGCGCAAATCCTAGATAGGcttaaaaacattgaacaaaGTGGAGACGTCGATTTTAGTTTGAATGTTGACGATATTGAAAAAGAACCAATAAATTCAATTGAGAGATTcgatattattgaaaatattttaaaaacaagctCAAATGCAAGAAAACGCAag gtTACTCAAATAAAAGCAGTTGGAGGAGCGACTCCACGAAAAACgattaattaa
- the LOC136076660 gene encoding uncharacterized protein LOC136076660 isoform X1 encodes MDHKRSLKRQHVSPTKSKRITQWRNLRRSVHNLSQSIQTNNNLESVNCSSYSSSASMLSGDESSYKTCASQDTIFSELNDNQEKGLHDIPIDNEPYNAIVPLEPFKNELKCWSLKHGCTRQCVNDLLNILIRNGYKELPKDARSLLFTPRVVATTSMDVEGKYIYFGVRQGIENILKHHIFNETQIKLISNVDGLPVFKSSSYQIWPILCQFGHFKPFVVALYGGVKKPIASEFLNDFAKELQTFYSPIAICGKEYSISVFAISCDSPARSLLKGTVEHSGYHSCERCNEVGVSIRNRIVFTNTKFNILPRTNTELKAGIYSQADSFGRCHHHSLTPLYNVDSIDMVCDFPLDYMHLVCLGAMRRILYYFKGAYKGILKGRLSASSIAQISCLLTNLNGKLPTEFARQPRSLIELNRWKATEFRMFLLYVGIVVLKGILDYKAYKHFLSLVLSIRMLCEDNNETRRIYLNSARQLLLYFVSNCHEHYGDTFCVYNIHSLIHIADDVEHFDAPLDFFSCFQFENHLQMLKHLVRGKNNPLIEISKRLSESKGSVLCQERTISKIDTSKNSCFLTNSHVIFVKEILVNGNIVCDVLEKERLDNYFDDFVESKTLNIYCIRANHVSMSREITKDKLLRKCLCLPFKNDHIVISLLNDVKF; translated from the exons ATGGATCACAAACGATCATTGAAACGACAACATGTTTCTCCTACAAAAAG caaGCGAATAACCCAGTGGCGGAATTTAAGAAGATCTGTACATAACCTTTCACAGTCAATTCAAACAAACAATAACCTTGAGTCTGTTAATTGTAGCTCCTATAGTTCTTCCGCTTCTATGCTAAGCGGGGACGAGTCTTCATACAAGACTTGTGCATCTCAAGATACTATATTTTCAGAATTAAATGATAACCAGGAAAAAGGTTTACATGATATCCCAATTGATAATGAACCATACAATGCTATAGTACCATTAGAACcatttaaaaatgaactaaaGTGCTGGAGTTTAAAACATGGCTGCACCAGACAGTGTGTAAAtgacttattaaatattttgattcgAAATGGATACAAGGAATTGCCAAAAGATGCAAGATCACTTTTATTTACTCCAAGGGTTGTTGCAACTACTTCCATGGATGTTGaaggaaaatatatatattttggtgtAAGGCAGggcattgaaaatattttgaaacaccATATCTTTAAtgaaactcaaataaaattaatatcaaacGTAGATGGACTTCCTGTTTTTAAATCCAGTTCATATCAAATATGGCCTATACTGTGTCAATTTGGGCATTTCAAACCTTTTGTGGTTGCATTGTATGGTGGTGTAAAGAAGCCAATTGCATCTGAGTTCTTAAATGACTTTGCGAAAGAGCTACAAACCTTTTATAGTCCTATTGCAATATGTGGGAAAGAGTATAGTATTTCTGTATTTGCTATTTCATGCGATTCACCTGCTAGGTCACTTTTAAAGGGTACTGTTGAACATTCGGGATATCATTCATGTGAAAGATGCAATGAAGTTGGTGTTTCAATAAGGAATCGTATTGTCTTTaccaatacaaaatttaatattttacccAGAACAAATACTGAATTGAAAGCTGGAATTTATTCTCAGGCTGACAGCTTTGGTCGGTGTCACCATCACTCGTTGACTCCTTTATATAACGTTGATAGTATTGATATGGTTTGCGATTTTCCTCTTGATTATATGCACTTAGTTTGTTTGGGAGCCATGCGTcgtattctttattattttaaaggtgCATATAAAGGAATTTTAAAGGGACGTTTATCTGCTTCTTCTATTGCTCAAATTTCTTGCCTGCTTACTAATTTAAATGGCAAATTACCAACTGAATTTGCACGTCAACCTAGGTCATTAATTGAGTTAAATAGATGGAAAGCTACGGagtttagaatgtttttattgtatgtTGGAATAGTTGTTTTAAAGGGTATTCTTGATTATAAGGCATACAAACATTTCTTGAGTTTAGTATTATCCATCCGTATGCTATGTGAAGACAATAACGAGACAAGAAGGATATATTTAAATTCCGCAAGACAACTTCTACTTTACTTTGTCTCAAATTGTCATGAACATTATGGTGACACtttttgtgtatataatatTCACAGTCTCATTCATATTGCTGATGATGTGGAACATTTTGATGCacctttagattttttttcctgttttcaGTTTGAAAATCATTTACAAATGCTTAAACATTTAGTTAGAGGAAAAAATAATCCTCTAATAGAAATCTCCAAACGTCTCAGTGAATCAAAGGGCAGTGTTTTGTGTCAAGAAAGaactatttcaaaaattgacacATCTAAAAATTCTTGCTTTTTGACAAATAGTcatgtaatttttgtaaaagaaattttggTTAATGGTAATATAGTTTGTGATGTTTTAGAGAAGGAAAGATTGGACAATTATTTTGACGATTTTGTTGAGTCTAAGACtcttaatatttattgtattagaGCAAACCATGTTAGTATGAGTCGTGAAATCACCAAAGACAAATTATTGCGGAAATGTTTGTgtttaccatttaaaaatgaTCATATAGTTATCTCATTATTGAatgatgttaaattttaa